The DNA region CGGCTCGCCGCAGCAAGGCGGACTGAGCGCAAGGCTAGCGAAGATAAGCAGATTCAAAAAGGCAGGCGGCCGGTGGTTGCCCGCCTTTTGCATGTGAGTGATCTAATGGCCGGAAGCTGGAGCAGCCTTGCCGCTTTCTGGCGAAGAAGCGCTTTCGCCTTCCGGTGATGCGTCCTCCTCGCCGTCCTTCATCTTGCTCTCGCTTTCGGTTGCGGCGACGGCGGTCGGATCGATACAATCGGAGCGTTGCTTGAAGGAGGCGCTAAGCGCCTGGATCTCTTCGGCTGGCAAGTCGATGCGCTCGCCGAAGAACAGCCCATTCTCGCTCGCCAGACCATCGTAATAGCGGGCAGTATAGGGTTTGCCGTTCAGCCCTTCGACCAACTGGTCGGGATGCGGGATATAGACCACATCTGCGCCGATCGCGCGGCCTCGCATATCCGAACGCAACGTCGGCCCGTTCTCATCGAGAACCACGACCTGCACCAGATCGGGCTTTTCCTGCTCATAGACGGCTTGCGCGACGCGCAAGGCAGTCTTCACCCGCGTCATGCCGTCGGTCGGTTCGGTCTTGATGTATTTGCGGATCCAGACGCGATCCTGCTTCTTGATGGTCACGAGGTTGACATCTGTGCAGGAGACGCCGTTCAGCTCTTCCAGGGACCGGCCGATAATATTGTCCCTGCCGATATAAAGCGCAGCGCCGCCGGAAGCGCCCGCAAAGAGGGCCATTCCGCCGATCACGACCACCAATTTCCGGGAGGGCCGGAAGATGCGCAGTAAGGCCTTCACGCCAACTGCTCCGCCATCGAAAAAACTCCAACGCAACACATGCCAGTGAAGCTAGTCAAACGACGTTTCGGAATGCTTAAGTGGTCTTCCAAGAAACATACCAATTCTGCTGAAAGACCAAAAAAGGTCCACCACACACTACGCTTGTCATGATCCGTTCGGCCGTGTTCTAAACATGCATGGCCTTCACACTTCGTCAGATCCAGTATTTTGTCGCCGTTGCCGAACAGGGTTCGGTGACGCGCGCTGCGCAGAATCTATCGATCTCGCAATCCTCCGTGACGGAAGCGCTGAAGGAGCTGGAAACCGACCTCGGCGTCGAGCTTTTCGAACGTCACCCGCGCGGGCTGACGATCACGCATAACGGCCATCAATTTCTCCGGCATGCGACAAAAATTCTAGCCAGTGTCTCCGATGCCCGCGCCAGTTTTTCCAGCCTGCAAGGCGCTCTTTCCGGCACACTGAACATCGGCGTCACCTCGCTGGTCGCAGGCTATGTACTTTCCGACCTCCTGGCGCGCTACCGCCGTGCCTGCCCGGGTGTGGAGGTGAGCGCAATCGAAGACAATGGTGGCTATCTCGAGCATCTGCTGGTTGGCGGCGAACTCGATGTTGCGGTCATGGTCATTTCCAACCTTCGCGACCGCATGGCGCTCCAGGCGGAAATTCTCGAGACTTCACCCTATCGTCTCTGGCTGCCGATAGGCCACCCGCTCGTTTCAGCCGACATCATCTCCGTCGCTGACATCGCCCGCGAGCCGCTGATCATGCTGACGGTCGATGAGATCGAAGAGAATACCGGCAAGCTGCTGTCAGCCCTCGGCGCCCGACCGCATGTCGCCTTCCGCACCCGCTCGGTCGAAGCCGTGCGCAGTCTCGTTGCAACAGGCGCCGGCGTCGCCCTACTTCCCGATCTCGTCTACCGCCCCTGGTCGCTGGAAGGCGACCGCATCGAAAGCCGCGACGTCTCCGGTTCGCTGCCGGTCGTGCAGGTTGGCATGGTTTGGCGTAAAGGCTCGAGTCTGCCTCAGGCGGCCCGCGATTTCGTCGGCATCGCCGAAGCGATGAGATCCGGCCGTCCGCGATGACGATATCGGAATTTCCGATATCGCCTTTCTGACAAATGAATTTGCGAAACCGGATTTTTCAGCGCACCTTTTCTGCCGGGAACAAAACGCCGCGGCAAGCGGCACCAACCGGGAGACAGGCGATGAAGTATCTTCTGAAGTCGTGCACCACTGCCCTAGCGAGCTTGAGCCTCGTGACGCAGGTTGCC from Rhizobium sullae includes:
- a CDS encoding LysR family transcriptional regulator yields the protein MAFTLRQIQYFVAVAEQGSVTRAAQNLSISQSSVTEALKELETDLGVELFERHPRGLTITHNGHQFLRHATKILASVSDARASFSSLQGALSGTLNIGVTSLVAGYVLSDLLARYRRACPGVEVSAIEDNGGYLEHLLVGGELDVAVMVISNLRDRMALQAEILETSPYRLWLPIGHPLVSADIISVADIAREPLIMLTVDEIEENTGKLLSALGARPHVAFRTRSVEAVRSLVATGAGVALLPDLVYRPWSLEGDRIESRDVSGSLPVVQVGMVWRKGSSLPQAARDFVGIAEAMRSGRPR